ATAGCGGCAGCAGCCCGGTTATCCCCGGCAATCACGAATTGCTTCAAAGGTGGCAATTGGGTGTCATAAGCATCAATAATCTGTTCGACCCGGCCCACCTGCTCCGCCGTGATCCGGTTCGGGGCTTCCCCGACACTGGCCAGGTCAGCCATTAAAGACCACAGTAACTTTTGTATTTCATAAATGGTAGCCGCCACATCTTTCGATTGACAAAGAGAGCGTGCCACTCCCAGGGCAGCATCCATTTCGTCTACTGTCCCGTAGGCTTCTACCCGGAGGCTGTCTTTAGAGACGCGTTGGCCGGTAAAGAGTCCGGTTGTTCCTTTATCGCCAGTTTTGGTGTAAATTTTCACCCGGATTTCCCCCCTTCTTCAAACAACTAATCTAGCCGATTAATTTCCTTTTCATCAAAATAGATTTTAATTTCACGAATGGCGCTCAGCTCACTGTCTGAGCCATGGATTACATTATGACCGATAGTAAGGGCGTAGTC
This genomic stretch from Acetonema longum DSM 6540 harbors:
- a CDS encoding cob(I)yrinic acid a,c-diamide adenosyltransferase, with product MKIYTKTGDKGTTGLFTGQRVSKDSLRVEAYGTVDEMDAALGVARSLCQSKDVAATIYEIQKLLWSLMADLASVGEAPNRITAEQVGRVEQIIDAYDTQLPPLKQFVIAGDNRAAAAINLARTVTRRAERLVWSLAREELVNEQVLVLLNRLSDLCFILFRVEGEGHAAV